The genomic window CGTGTAGCCGTCGGCGGCTGGCCTGCCCGGCTTGCGGTAGAACGCGCAGAAGTGGCAGTCCACCGTGCACCAGTTCGTGTAGTTCGGATTGGTGTCAATGACGTAGGTGACGACCTTCGGGTCGGTCTTGCCCGCGCGCACCTCGTTCGCCAGCGCGCCCAGCTCGAGCAGCGGCGCCTCGGTCATCAGGTACACGCCCTCGGCCGTCGTCAGCCGCTCATTCCGCGAAACCTTCTGCTCGATCTCGGACCACACGGTGCATGCTCCTCGGACTGCCCGCGGCCGGAGCGGTCGCGAGCCCAGTTTCGTGAACGGACGGCGAGAATACAGGCCGCCGGCGCGGGGCGTCGAGCGGACCCGTGCGGCGGGCGGCGAAGTCGGCCGTGCCGCAGGCCAGGCGCACGGGTGCGGAACGGAAGCGGGGCCCGGCGCTCGCCGGACCCCGCTCGTGATCCGCCTTCAAGACGCGCCTACTGCCCGTCGCCGTCCAGCAGGTTGCCGAGTCCGCCGAGGATCGAACCCTGCTCGCGCCCGCCGCCGCCCGTCTGCGGTGCCGCGGCGTAGATGCGGCTCGCCAGGCGCGAGAACGGCAGCGACTGCAGCCACACCTTGCCCGGTCCGCGCAGCGTCGCGAGGAACAGTCCCTCGCCGCCGAACAGCATCGTCTTGATGCCGCCCGCGAGCTGGATGTCGTAGTCCACGCTCGGCTGCATCGCGACGATGCAGCCCGTGTCCACGCGCAGCGTCTGGCCCGGCGCCAGCGTGATCTCCTCGAGCGTTCCGCCGGCGTGGACGAAGCACCAGCCGTCGCCCTGCAGGCGCTGCAGGATGAAGCCTTCGCCGCCGAACAGGCCCGCGCCGAAGCGCCGCGTGAAGGCGATGCCGATCGAGACACCCTTGGCGGCGCACAGGAACGAGTCCTTCTGCGCGACCAGGTCGCCGCCGAGCTCCTTGAGGTGCAGCGGGACGATCTTGCCCGGGTAGGGCGCGGCGAACGCCGCCTTGCGCTTCTGCTGGCCCTGGTTCTGGAAAACGGTCATGAACAGCGACGCGCCGGTCAGCAACCGCTTGCCGGCGCCGAGCAGCGCGCCCATGAAGCCGCCGCCGCCCTGCTGCGAGCCGTCCCCGAAGATCGTCTGCATCTGGATGCCGTCCTCGAGGTACATCATCGCGCCGGCCTCGCCGACCACGGCCTCACCCGGATCCAGCTCGATCTTCACGAACTGCATTTCGCTGCCGAGAATCTCGTAGTCCACTTCG from Candidatus Eisenbacteria bacterium includes these protein-coding regions:
- a CDS encoding TIGR00266 family protein, with protein sequence MPTMHEVDYEILGSEMQFVKIELDPGEAVVGEAGAMMYLEDGIQMQTIFGDGSQQGGGGFMGALLGAGKRLLTGASLFMTVFQNQGQQKRKAAFAAPYPGKIVPLHLKELGGDLVAQKDSFLCAAKGVSIGIAFTRRFGAGLFGGEGFILQRLQGDGWCFVHAGGTLEEITLAPGQTLRVDTGCIVAMQPSVDYDIQLAGGIKTMLFGGEGLFLATLRGPGKVWLQSLPFSRLASRIYAAAPQTGGGGREQGSILGGLGNLLDGDGQ